In one Hymenobacter sp. DG25B genomic region, the following are encoded:
- a CDS encoding DUF2652 domain-containing protein, whose translation MHYGRVHVAQIREYTKLMGRDVIVVHRLLKNDIMSGEYVLLSDGYLQTQPPAAIRGSFSWTRLLHGVTNYEVLGDISYRYAHLTPLRLLVDHHGQARPAGTQANAVVVRRVLPVPAAYALRVVSNLRLRCRWLQGAHSVEYDLTKVNRLGTNYCIGLNRGEINVQAVQRFEQGERVEYVEKISHFRMFPNSLLFFFLEEVSDQACLLTLEFRYGHVAGASALIRFGQLRRLQRFLGASIRQLEVVCRQLRERQKEQEHLREK comes from the coding sequence GTGCATTATGGCCGGGTGCACGTGGCCCAGATCCGGGAGTATACCAAGCTTATGGGGCGCGACGTCATTGTGGTGCATAGGCTGCTCAAAAACGACATTATGAGTGGGGAGTACGTGCTGCTTTCCGATGGCTACCTGCAAACGCAGCCCCCGGCGGCTATTCGCGGCAGCTTTTCCTGGACGCGCCTGCTGCACGGCGTCACCAACTACGAGGTGCTGGGAGATATTTCCTACCGCTACGCCCACCTCACGCCTCTGCGCCTGCTGGTAGACCACCACGGCCAGGCCCGCCCGGCCGGCACCCAGGCAAACGCCGTAGTGGTGCGCCGCGTGCTGCCCGTGCCGGCGGCTTACGCGCTGCGGGTAGTAAGCAACCTGCGCCTGCGCTGCCGCTGGCTGCAGGGTGCGCACTCCGTAGAGTATGACCTGACGAAGGTCAACCGCCTGGGCACCAACTACTGCATTGGCCTGAACCGCGGCGAGATAAACGTGCAGGCCGTGCAGCGCTTTGAGCAGGGCGAGCGGGTGGAGTACGTGGAGAAGATTTCCCACTTCCGCATGTTTCCTAACTCCCTGCTGTTCTTTTTTCTGGAGGAGGTTTCTGACCAGGCCTGCCTGCTCACGCTGGAGTTTCGCTACGGCCATGTGGCGGGGGCGTCCGCCCTTATCCGGTTTGGGCAGCTGCGGCGGCTGCAGCGCTTTCTGGGCGCCTCTATCCGGCAGTTGGAAGTAGTGTGCCGCCAGCTGCGGGAGCGGCAAAAGGAGCAGGAGCACCTCCGGGAAAAATAG
- a CDS encoding response regulator, translating to MIRVILTDDHTLLRNGIRSLLGKVPEVEVVGEAGNGQELLDMLEHTPADVILLDVAMPVLDGLSTLPLLLSRHPQVKVLALSMLDHEQSVSTMLAAGALGYSLKTADAAELAYAIRTVAAGQPFLSTAIGMDALERLQQISPLSRKENTPELSARELEVLILMGEGLTTNEIAEQLYTSKRTIDTHRQNILDKLQVKNTAALIKYAVRHGIIA from the coding sequence ATGATTCGTGTTATACTTACTGATGATCATACTCTCCTTCGCAATGGCATTCGGTCCTTGCTCGGGAAGGTACCAGAAGTAGAGGTAGTAGGGGAAGCTGGCAATGGCCAGGAACTATTGGATATGCTGGAGCACACCCCCGCCGATGTGATTTTGCTGGATGTGGCCATGCCCGTGCTGGATGGGCTTTCTACCCTGCCGCTCCTACTCAGCCGGCACCCTCAGGTGAAGGTACTGGCCCTGTCTATGCTGGACCACGAGCAGTCCGTAAGTACCATGCTGGCCGCGGGCGCTTTGGGCTACAGCCTGAAAACGGCCGATGCGGCCGAGCTGGCCTATGCTATTCGTACGGTGGCGGCCGGACAGCCGTTTCTCAGCACCGCCATTGGGATGGATGCCTTGGAGCGGCTGCAGCAAATCTCGCCGCTCTCGCGCAAGGAAAATACCCCGGAGCTCTCGGCCCGGGAGCTGGAAGTCCTTATTCTGATGGGGGAAGGCCTCACCACCAACGAAATTGCCGAACAGCTCTACACCAGCAAGCGCACCATTGATACGCACCGGCAAAACATTCTGGATAAGCTGCAGGTGAAGAACACAGCAGCCCTCATTAAGTATGCCGTGCGGCATGGCATTATTGCCTAG
- a CDS encoding Pycsar system effector family protein, whose amino-acid sequence MEASETISVAKTEIVKKAKKHIEVFFEEKLPKQLVYHSFKHTATTVKEAAALGQAAGLSAPDLEMLLLAAWFHDAGYTETYDGHEYRSMALAEQWLTEQNYPPERIAVVKDLIKATHRDETCETEMQQLLMDADMSSLGREDFLANAEMLRAEWEAALGKTYSTPEWAEYQLDFLLTFKYLSEAGKERYKQQLKDNIKAQRKQLKKSEKKAKKKDKEATDTFAEGKRGVETMFRTTYSNHMKLSDMADKKANMMISLNAVIMSVIITYLGAKSSAVGPAFTKNPILAVPMGILLATALGSVVSAILSAQPDVTSFKWLSRSPQVATNRRVNLLFFGNFTKLNLDDFQGGMNELMRQKEKLYTNMVTDIYYLGEVLSRKYRLLRISYTIFMVGLILTAISFSIVLLYKM is encoded by the coding sequence AAGCTACCTAAACAGCTCGTGTATCACTCCTTCAAGCACACGGCTACCACCGTGAAGGAGGCCGCGGCGCTGGGGCAGGCGGCGGGGCTTTCCGCCCCTGATCTGGAAATGCTGCTGCTGGCGGCCTGGTTTCACGATGCCGGCTATACCGAAACCTACGACGGGCACGAGTACCGCAGCATGGCCCTGGCCGAGCAGTGGCTGACGGAGCAAAACTACCCGCCAGAGCGCATTGCCGTGGTGAAGGATCTGATTAAAGCCACGCACCGCGACGAAACCTGCGAAACCGAGATGCAGCAGTTGCTGATGGATGCCGATATGAGCAGCCTGGGGCGGGAAGATTTTCTGGCCAACGCCGAGATGCTGCGCGCCGAGTGGGAAGCCGCCTTAGGCAAAACCTACAGCACGCCCGAGTGGGCGGAGTATCAGCTGGATTTCCTGCTGACCTTCAAATACCTCAGTGAGGCCGGAAAAGAGCGCTACAAGCAGCAGCTGAAGGATAACATCAAAGCGCAGCGCAAGCAGCTTAAAAAGTCCGAAAAAAAGGCCAAGAAGAAGGATAAGGAGGCCACCGATACCTTTGCGGAGGGCAAACGGGGCGTAGAAACCATGTTCCGCACCACCTACAGCAACCACATGAAGCTGTCTGATATGGCCGATAAAAAGGCGAACATGATGATTAGCCTGAATGCGGTTATTATGTCCGTTATCATCACCTACCTCGGCGCCAAGTCTTCGGCAGTAGGGCCGGCCTTCACCAAAAACCCCATTCTGGCCGTGCCTATGGGCATTTTGCTGGCTACAGCACTGGGCTCGGTGGTGTCGGCCATTCTCTCGGCCCAGCCCGATGTAACCAGCTTCAAATGGCTGAGCCGCAGCCCGCAGGTGGCTACTAACCGGCGCGTAAACCTGCTGTTCTTCGGCAACTTCACCAAGCTAAATCTGGATGATTTCCAAGGAGGCATGAACGAGCTGATGCGCCAGAAAGAAAAGCTTTATACCAATATGGTAACGGATATTTACTACCTGGGCGAGGTGCTGTCCCGCAAATACCGGCTGCTGCGCATCAGCTACACCATTTTTATGGTAGGCCTGATTCTGACGGCCATTTCCTTCAGCATTGTGCTGCTGTATAAAATGTAG
- a CDS encoding DUF2652 domain-containing protein, protein MGLLDDIRAARRTVGSRVAVPEPQPALLFIPDISGFTQFIENSGSPLAPWLIADLLEVLIEGNMLDMQVSEIQGDAILFYRLGPPPAMAEVVAQCRRMFLDFQNYLRLVERDAGSALGRRYWLMSSP, encoded by the coding sequence ATGGGCTTACTGGACGATATACGTGCCGCGCGGCGCACCGTAGGCAGCCGGGTGGCCGTGCCGGAGCCGCAGCCGGCGCTGCTTTTTATCCCCGATATCAGTGGCTTTACCCAGTTTATTGAAAACTCCGGCAGCCCCCTGGCGCCCTGGCTGATTGCCGATTTGCTGGAAGTGCTCATTGAAGGCAATATGCTGGATATGCAGGTAAGTGAGATTCAGGGCGATGCTATTCTGTTTTACCGGCTGGGCCCGCCCCCGGCCATGGCGGAGGTGGTGGCGCAATGCCGCCGCATGTTCCTGGATTTTCAGAACTACCTGCGCCTGGTAGAGCGGGATGCCGGCTCGGCGCTGGGGCGGCGCTACTGGCTAATGAGCTCACCCTGA